CATATGCGGGTTGTGTGAGCGATGAATATCGAAGACTTCTGGGTTCTCAAAAACGGTATCGTCAAAGTTAGCAGAGCTATATAGCATAACGACTTTGTCATTTTCTTTGATCTGCTGCCCGCCAATTTCGGTATCGCAGGTGGCAGTGCGGCGGAAGTAATGCAGGGGGCAGGTCCAGCGCAGCATTTCTTCGATGGCGCTTTTCATTAACTCCGGGTTCTCTAGGTGCTTTGCTTCCAATTCGCGATAGAGCTCTGGACGCTGTATCAGTTCGTACATGCCGCCGGAGATTAAGGCGCGGGTTGTTTCATTGCCGGCTACGGTGATCTGCACAAAGAGTGAAGCAAACTCCATTTCGGAAACCTGGTGGCCATCCACCTCCACATTCACCAATAGGGAGATCAGATCATCACCGCCCTTATCTTTGCGTTCTGCAGCTAACATATAGCCATAGGTTCCCATTTCTATTGATGCCGCTTGCACCTCTTCTGGGGTGCCGCCAATATCTGGGTCACTGGCAGACGTTTGCATATCTGACCACTCACGCAACTGGTGCCACATATCTTGCGGTACGCCCATCATCGAGCCAATAACCGACGTTGGTAGTTCTCCCGCGACATCGTAGACAAAATTACATTCGGGCTTTTCCAGTGCTGCCAGTAAAATAGTGCGAGTGATGTCACGCACTTTAGGCTCTAACTCGGCCAACATTTTTGAGGTGAAGCGGGTGATCACCGAGCGCCGAAGGGGCCCGTGATTTGGTGGGTCCATACCGAGTAGCTGGCCTTTAACCTGTTCTAGAATCTCTGGGGGCAGATCATCTACCAGCACAAAGCCACGCTCTGCGGAGAAGGTCTTATTATCACGGGACACCTTCATCACATCTTGATGCCGGCTTATCACCCAATAGCCACCGCCATCGGGATGCGAGTGCCAGTAAACCGGCGCCTCATCACGCAATGTTTTAAAGTCTGCCAAGGGCACGGCGTCAACATAGTTATCGGGGTCGTATATGTCCAAATTTTCTAGGGTCTTGGCATTCATAATAGGGTTTCAACTAGGCTGTGGATAAAGGTGACGAGTATTTAAAGAATGCTCTCGGCCGAAATGTTGTGGCCTTGCTCTTTACCCAAACGGATATACTCTGCCAATTGAGTATGGCCATCGGAAATGCCCCAAATGGTGCCGTCTTCGGTGTAATTCACCAAGCTGCCTTCAATAGTGAAGAAGACAACAGTTGGCTCGCCTGCGTCATCAGCTACCTTCAGCGTATGTGCGGTGTTGGCCGGTTCCATAATAATTGAGCCCGCTGTGGCGGTGAAATTACTTTCCAGGTAACCCCATTTTCCCTGCAGGGTATAGGCTTTTACGACACCGCTATGCCGATGGGTTGGCAGCTGCGTGCCAGGCGCAAAACGGTTCATAATAATCCAGCTGCCGGTGACGTTGCAGACCTGTAAGACTTTGACTTCAATACCCCAGCCCTGATCGACCCATGGGAAGTCATTGTGATTAAGGTGACCTGATTCCAGCGGGGTTTCAGGCAGAGTAGTGATGTTGACGGGCTCAGGTAATTCCATGGCGCTGCTCTCTATTTGGCTTGTTACTGTTATCTTTATAGGTTGCAGAGTATTTCATTGCGCAGCCTTGTAATCAATTCTTAAGGATTACCATTTAGTAAGCTAGCTCGGCTGCGTGCCACAGTGAATGAGTCTGTCCCGTCGGATGCAAAAGGCGATCGCTTACCTGGGTAGGTATTGATATTAAAAGGCGTCGCAATGTGATCGTGCTAAAGCTGATAAACTAGCGACCGGCGTAGAGCAATAATGGGGCAGGGAGCAGTACAAAAGGTGGATAGTGTTTACAATAATCGAGATATTATCGCGCGCTTACGCGAGCAAATTCCGTCCTTCGAGTGTGTGCCGGGTTGCCACGATTGCTGCGGTCCGGTAACGACCTCTTCGGAAGAAATGTCGCGGTTGCCAGAGAAAACCGACGCCGAACATGATGCCGCTTTAAATGACTTTAGCTGCGTACACTTGGGTCCAAAGGGTTGCACTGTCTATGGGGAACGTCCCTTGATTTGCAGATTGTTTGGTACCACCCCGCGCATGCCCTGCCCAAATGATCGTCGTCCAGAAACCATGATTGACTCTAAAATTGAGGATCAGGTTCATCACTACATAGCAAACACCCGGCAAGTCTTGGTGTAAGTTATGTCTAAAATTTTTTAATTTAATAGAGTGCGCTGAAGTCATAATAAATGACGTAGCGCAGAGCTAGCACTGATTAATCTCAGTGCTAGCTTATGCCGGTCACTTCACCCAAATCTGCTTGCTATTCACAAATTCCCGAATGCCATGTGGCCCGAGTTCGCGGCCATAGCCAGAGCCTTTTATACCGCCGCTGGGTAAGCGTGAGTCAGTTTTGACGATGCCGTTGATAGCGACTTGGCCGGCTTCAAGACGATTGGCGATATTGGTGGCTAGCTCCGCATTGCTGGTCCAGACGGCGGCACCTAGGCCGTAGGGCGTTTCATTGGCGAGCTGCACCGCTTCTTCCACATCGGCCGCCCGTATCACCACCATAATCGGACCGAAGGTTTCTTCTTTAAACGCGCACATGCCTTCGGTGACATCAATGAGCAGGGTCGGTGGATAAAAGAAACCGGGGCCATCGCTTAGCTCACCGCCCAATAGGCATTTGGCACCGGCGTTAATGGTTTCTGTGACCTGGCGATGCAGGTTTTGCCGCAGATCCTCGCGGGCGATAGGACCAACGTCGGTGTCTGCCAGTAGTGGGTCACCGGATTTGAACTTGGCCATGCGACTTTGGAGTTTTTCAACAAAGACATCGTATACCGAGTCTTCGACAATAATACGTTTTGCGGCAATACAGGACTGCCCGGCATTAATCATTCGGGACAGGGTGGCAATGTCGGCTGCGGCTTCTAAGTTTGCATCTGCAAGTACGATGCAGGGGTCTGAGCCGCCTAACTCCAATACCGTGGGTTTTATTTCTGAACCAGCTACGGCGGCAACTTTACGGCCTGCGTTGCCAGAGCCTGTGAAGGATACCGCGGCGATGCGAGGGTCGCGGATGGCGGTTTCTATGGTGTCGTTATCTATGGGTAGATTGACCACAATATTTTCTGGCGCACCGGCGTCGGCAAACACTTTAGCGATGGCAATGGCGCAGGCTGGCACGTTGGGGTCGTGCTTCATTACGCAGGTATTACCGGCCATTAATGCGGGCGCCAAGTAGCGAAAGGCCAGCCACAGCGGCGCATTCCAAGGCAGAATGCCAAGTAAGGTACCCAGTGGCGGGTGGCAAACGTAGCTGATGCTGGCGTCTGAGGGCAGAGTTTGCGGGGCCAAGTGCTCGGCGGCGTGTTCTGCATAATACTCTGCGCAGCCAGCAGCCTTTTCAACTTCAGCGATACCTTCTTTGAAGGGCTTGCCCATTTCAAGGGCCATTAATTCTGCCAGCCTGTCTTTTTGTTTGCGTAGCTCGGCGGCGACGGCTGTCAGTGTTTGTCCTCGCTCTTGGTAGCTTAGCGCTTGCCATTGGTCTGCCGCGCGGAAGGCGTCGCCAATCCGCTCGTGAAGTTGGGTGTTATTGAGGGTGGGGTACTCGGCAATGATTTTACCGGTACACGGATTCTTCGCTATCAGCATAGCTACCTCGTTGTGATCTTGATTCAGGCTTTTATTGCCATGAATAAATGTGTGGTTTACTCGCCGTTTTCTGTTTTTACATCGTCTGAACTTTTAATACTGTCAGACTTTTCCTTTTTGTTTTTTCGTGCTTCGTCAATCTTTAGCATTGCTGGTTTTCCGGCTTCAGGCTTTACGGTGAAATCTCTGTCCATAGTGAAAAATGATTCACAGCCGGTGTCGGTGATATAAATGGAATCTGATATTCCACAAGTCTTATCGCCGTCTACACCCCACATCCACGGAATAATATGGAAGGTCATGCCTGGTTGTAGCACAGCGGATTCGCCCTGTTTAAGACTGACGATATAGCCTTCGTCCCAGCTGGGTGGAAAGGCGATACCGATAGAGTAACCTGAGCGGGTTATGAGCCGCGCGCCACAGTCGTTATCAGTAATAATATTGCGCACTAGATTATCGGCATCAGAGACCGTCATTCCCGGCTGGAATTTTTCATGAACAGCGTGCAGGGCGTGATTCATTTTCTCTTGGGCGTGATGCATAGAATCACTGAGCTCACCGAGTATCACGGTGCGCATCATGGCGGTGTGATAGCGGCGATAGCAGCCGCCAACCTCTAAGAATACGTGCTCGCCGGGTAACACGGTACGGCCTTCCCAAGTGGCGTGACCGATCATGGAGCGCGGGCCTGAGGTCACATAAGGCATAACCGCAGGGGGTTCGCCGCCGGCGCGGAACATGGCCGCGCTGATGGCAGCACCTATTTCGTTTTCAGTGACACCCGGCTGGCAGGCATCTATTCCGGCCCGCATACCTGCTTCGGTGGCAAAGGCTGCTTTTCGCATAATTTCAATTTCTGCTGGCGATTTACAAATACGTCCCTGTTCAACAATACCAAAACAGTCGAGTAATTTTGCTTCCGTGAGCGTGGTGTGCACGCGGTCCTGTTGGTAGGCAGGGAAGAAGTAGCTATTGCGCTCATAGCCAATACGCTTTTTGGCCAAACCGAACTCTCGTAAAGCATCTACCAACATTTGAATAGCGTCGCCGGTATCTGGGTAGGGCCGTGTGCGCTCCACCCATGTGCGGGCAATAATATTCGACTCTTCCAATGCCCTTGTAATCATAAAGGGTTCATCTTCCAGCGGCACAACTAAAGCTTGGAAGAATGAATAGCCGGTGGTTTGGTAGTCGGTTAGATACATGATGTTTTCTGGATCAGAAATCACCACCGCGTCTAACCTTCGGTCGGCAATACGCTGCCGCAATCCGGATAAACGACGCTCGTATTCTTCAAAGGGGAAGGTCATGTCGTCGCGCTGAATCATGAGATGGCCTCCATCACTTTGGTGGTATGCCGTACCAGAATGTCTAAGCCTTCTTGAAGGTCTTCATCGGGAATAGTTAATGGAGGAATCAATTTAATAACTCGACCACCGGTACCGCAGCTGGCAATGAGTAGACCGGCAGCAAAGCAGCTATCTACAATTGCTTTGGCTTGCTCGCCGCTGCCTACATCTAAGCCGAGAATCATACCCTTGCCGCGCACCGCAATCGCCTTAAAGTTCTTTTCCAGCGGCGCCAGTGCTTTCGCCATGACCTCGGCTTTTTCTGCCACTTCGGTCATTAGTTCATTGTCCTCGAAATACCCCAATGCTTCACTGCCGGCGACAAACGACAGTGATTGGCCTCGGAAAGTACCGGTGTGTTCGCCGGGTGACCAATAGTTATCAATGGCGGGCTTAACGAGATTGAGCGCCATGGGTGTACCCATGCCGCCAACGCCTTTGGCGAGACAAATGATGTCGGGATCGAGACCCATGCCATCGAAGCTAAAATAGCTACCGGTACGGCCACAGCCTACTTGAATGTCATCAACAATAAGCAGGGCGCATACGTCTTCAGCGAGTTTGGCCAAGGCGTGTAGCCACTCTTTACTGGCGACGTTCACGCCGCCTTCCGCTTGTATCGTTTCTACTAAAAACGCGGCGGGGGGAGCAATGCCGCTAGACGGATCAGCGTAGTGTGCCGCCAGTTGTTCGAGGGATTCAAGACATCCAAATTTATGATGTGAGACATGATTAAGGGGCACGCCCGCGGCGCCGCGAAAATACGAATTAGCGGTGCAGGCTAGCGAGCCCAGTGTCATACCGTGAAAACCGTGGGTGAAGGCTGCTATCTCTTGTCTTTTGGTGGCGCGCCGCGCAATTTTAAGGGCAGCTTCGACCGCATTGGTGCCAGTCGGTCCCATAAATTGCATTTTATGGGGCATATTGCGTGGCTCAAGAATCGTCTTTACAAAGCGCTCCATAAAGTCGCGCTTGGCGGTGGTGTGCATATCGAGGCTATGGGTAACGCCATCCGATTCTAGATAGTCGATCATGGCCTTTTTCATGCGTGGGTTGTTATGTCCGAAATTTAAAACCCCAGCACCGGCAAAAAAATCGATGTACTGTTTGCCATTCTCATCGGTTTGACGGGCGTTGGTGGCTTTGTCGAAGACCACTGGGTAAACCCGGCAATAGGCGCGGATACCTGATTCACGTTCTTCAAAAATACTCATGCGAACTCCTTCGTGTAAATAAAGTTCGTCGACGTGTCGACGGTTTACTATTTTAAAATGGTTTGTTTTGCAGGTTTTTCGGGCGTCGTCACACCACATAGGCGAGAAAATAAATTGCTCACCAAGGGAATTAGTTTGTCGTTAAAATCATAGTGGGGGCTGTGACAGGGCACTTGATGGTGCTCGTCGCCATCATCTGCGCCGATCAGCGCAAACGCGCCGGGAATTTCCCGCAGATAATAACTAAAATCTTCAGACGCCATAATTGGAGTCCGGACGTTTTGATCGATCGCGTCGGCACCATAGCTTTCTTGCCATAACTGCCGAACGTGGCCGGCTTGAGCGGGGTGATTGATAGTCGCGTGATAGCGAGGCGTAATTTCCACGCTGCATTCCACGCCATAGCTACGCGCGGTTTGCTGGCTTACCTCGGTGATGAGAGCGTTAATTTGATCCCGTGTGTTCTGATCCGGCACTCTTATACTGCCGCCCAATACCGCTTGTTGCGGAATAATGGTGGGTCCGCTATCAGCCATAAATGAGGTTACGCTGATCACCGCGGCTTGTTGCGGCGCCAAGCGGCGACTCACGATCTGTTGTAGAGCAAGGGTGATAGCACTGGCGGCAAGCACTGGATCGCGGCAGAGTTCAGGTTGACTGGCATGCCCACCTTTGCCAGTAACGGTAATAGAAAAGGTGCCGTTGCCACACATAACAATATCGTCAGGACAGACCAGCTTGCCGAAGGGGATCGCTGGCCAGTTGTGCCAGCCGTATATTTCGTCGATACCGTCTAATGCGCCCTCATTTATCATTTCCCGCGCGCCATGTCCGCCTTCTTCTGCTGGTTGGAATAACAATGTGACAGGGTGGCTTAGGCTTTGTTCATTGTGTTTTAACCACCGCGCGGTGGCTAATAATGTGGCGGTATGTCCATCGTGGCCACAGGCGTGCATGCAGCCAGTATGGGTAGATGACCACGCCTTACCGGTTTGTTCAATAATAGGAAGGGCGTCGATGTCACCCCTGAGAGCGATGTGTTTAGCGCCAGCTTGAGGTGTGGCTGTCGCCAAGGTGGCTATGGTGCCAGTTCCCGCGCATTTGCGCCATGGTATAGCTAGTTGGTTGAGGGTGTTACGCACGGTTTCAGCGGTACGGACCTCGTGCCAGCCAGGCTCGGGGTGGGCGTGTAGGTCGCGGCGTAGGGTCTGCGCGGCGGCCATTGTATCTAGCCAGAAATCAGTCATTACGTTTTTACTGTCGCACAGCTTTTGTGTTGGGGCAAACTTACTTTTGACTATTTTTATGAAATTTGTCGGGCGGTCAATTTTGGTGCGCTTTTTTAATTTACTGATGTGCTAACGACTGAGCAGTAGTGGGATTTAAATTTTTTGATAAAATTTCTTTTTTTTTAAACATGGCTATGGGCGCCAATGGTGGCGCTTTTAGCGAGCTTGTTATGGAATGCTGATTTGTAGTCGGCACAATCCCTGCATGTATCGCTGTGAAACTTTACACAGCTGAACTATTTAAATCATTGTGTGGTTTGGCTGTGTAGTATGTTGGTGTTATGAACTTTTTATAACAGCACCCGGAGTCTGGTGGGAGCTGGGCTCTGCGATTAAACGCAGGTATTACTAATGCTTTTAGCAACAGATTTAGACGGTACATTTCTCGCTGGCGATAACGAGCAACGCCACAAGCTTTATCAGTTGATTGCAGCGCACCCCGAAATCAAGCTGGCCTTTGTAACCGGTCGTGGACTTGAGTCCGTATTGCCGCTGCTTTCCGATCCGACTATTCCAGAACCCGATTATATTATTTGCGATGTAGGTTGCACCGTTGTTGATGGGCACACGCAACAAGCTATCCAACCACTGCAGGGCGATATTGATAAACGCTGGCCCGGTGAACATGTGGTTGAGCAAGCCGTTGCCCATATCCCCAATTTACAGCGTCAGGATGTTCCACAAGAACGGCGCTTTTCCTTCTTTTGTGGCGCGGATGCCGTTACTAGTGAACTCGAAGAAGTGGTTCGTGACTTGGATTGCGAGCTCCTGTATTCGGCAGGCTTGTATCTGGATATTTTACCCAAGGGGGTCAACAAGGGCTCTACCTTGCGAGGCTTGGTAGAGCTGCTTGATATTGGCGACGAAAATGTATTGGTTGCTGGCGATACCTTAAATGACCTGTCAATGTACGAGCACGGTTTTATTGGTGTTTGTGTGGGTGAGTCCGAAGCCGGCTTATTGAAAGAGACTGAAAATCAGGCGCGGGTGTATCACGCTGACCATCCGGGATGCGGTGGTATTCTGCAAGCCTTCGAGTATTTTGGTTTTTTGGGCACAGCGGGTATGGAGGCAGAGCAGCGCGATGTAGCGGTGCCGGGAAAGTCTGACCTGGTGATTGTATATCACCGGCTTCCCTATGAAGAATTTCGTGAGGATGGCGTCACGGTTCGTCGCAAGCCCACCTCACCAAACGGTATTATCCCTACCTTGATGAGCTTTTTTGCGGATGGGCGTGCGGGTTCATGGGTGGCGTGGTCAATTCACGAACCTGAGGACGGCAAGTTTGAAACCCATACCGAGGTCGATACCGCGCAGTATCCTAACTTGGTGGCGTCGCGGGTTGCCTTGAGCAAAAGGGATGTCGATATTTTTTACAAGAAATTTTCCAAAGAGGCATTCTGGCCAACACTGCATACTTTTTGGGAACGAGCGACCTTCCGCGAAGATCATTGGCAGGTGTTTCTTGATGTGAATCGACGCTTCGCGGAAGCGGCGGCGGCAGAGGCCGCTGAAGGCGCAACGGTTTGGATACATGATTACAATTTGTGGATGGTGCCGGCCTATTTGCGCGAGTTGCGTCCCGATGTTGTTATCGCCTTTTTCCATCACACATACTTTCCCTCAGCGGATGTTTTCAATGTTATTCCCTGGCGCCGAGATATTATTGGCAGCCTATTACAATGTGACTATATCGGCTTCCATATTCCGCGCCAGTCCGAAAATTTTGTCGATGTGGCAAGGGGTGTCACGCCCCTAGAAGTGACGACGAAAATGAACTGTGCTCCGCGTTTCTTTACCTATGGCTGCGCGGTAGGCCTGGATGAAATGACTACCGAGATAAAGGTCAATGATCGCCTTATCCGCTTGGGGGCACACCCGGTTGGATTGGACTTGAAACGGGTAGAGAGCGCACTCAAGGACGAGAAAATTCAGCGGCGCATGGATGAGCTTAGGCTTGAGTTGCATGGCACCCGGATGATTTTATCGGTGGGCAGACTGGACTATACAAAAGGCATATTAGAACAGCTTGAGGCCTACGAACGCTTGCTGGATGAATACCCGGATTTGCACGACAAAGTTACTTTGATGATGGTGTGTGTGCCGGCTGCTAGTGAAATGGCGATTTATCGCGATTTACAAACTCAGATTGAGCAGGCGGTGGGGCGGATTAACGGCCGATTTGCAAAAGTTGGCTGGACGCCGCTGCAGTTTTTCTTCCGCAGTTTGCCCTTTGCCGAATTAGTGGCTTATTACAGCATGGCAGATGTGATGTGGATTACACCGCTGCGCGACGGGCTTAACTTGGTGGCCAAGGAATATATTGCCACCCAGGGTATGACGGATGGCTCGGGCGTATTGGTATTGTCTGAATTTGCCGGTGCGGCTGCTGAATTGCGCGGCCCGATCTTGGCTAATCCACATGACCGCAATGAGATGGTTAGAACCTGCTATTTGGCGTTAACCCTAGAGCGGGAAGAGGCGCGTAGCCGCATGCGTGAAGCCTACGATGTGGTTCAGCACTATGATATTAAGGTGTGGAGCGACGAGTTTATGAACGCTGTGGATGCCTGCCGAAGTGGCGATAGTGCGTTGCCGTCAAGTGACCTAGCATCTAAAGTGGCTTAGCTAATTTGGGCCGCTTAAGGTGTTTTATCTTTTATCTTTTATCTTTTATCTTTTATCTTTTATCTTTTATCTTTTATCTTGGTCGCTGAAATTGGCTGTCAATGTTGATGGTGGCGCTTTACTGTGACTAACTTTTTTGCCCGGCAATAATACGTTCTAAATACGCGATCATGGCTGCGGCGCATTCGCGCCGATAGGCTGGTGTGATTTCGCCATGCAGAAAATATGACAGCCGCAAGCAGGCGGTACCCAACTCGACAACAAGCGCTTTGGCGTCAGGATTTTCATCCGCCAAGGTCACACCGATGGCGCGCATTAAGGTGTCGACGTGGCGGCCGATATGAGAAATGGTCAGGTGCAAAGCCTGATGACTTTCATGACTTGCCACGCTGCCAAGTATTAGTATGCCAGCAGCTTGATGGTGGTTGTAATAGTTGGCGACAATGTCTGCGACCTCACTAATAACTTGCTGCCATGGTTTGCCTTCTATGGCATAACTTAGTTTTTCAACTTCCTCTTCCAGTGTGATTAAGTGTCGCCGCGTGAGTTCATTGAGAATGGCATAGGGGCTGGGGAAAAAATGGTAAATACTGGTTCGCGTACAATTCAGTGACGATGCTAGTTCTGGAATCGAGAAACTGCTTAAGCCCCCCTGAATTAACTGCGCCTCAGCGGCTTCGAGAATGCGCTCAAATCGCTGGCGGCCGCGCGCTTGTTGCGGGGGTCTAGCAGCTGATGGGGCAGAAGTGATGGCGGTAATTTCAGTCATGGCGGCATCATATCACTTGACTCAAATATCATACAAATGTACAAATAACAAAATCATACAAGTGTACGATATTGCTCCAAGCACAAAGATAAAAATAAAAAAGTAAGATGAGGCAGCGTTCAAATGCAGAAAAGTCTATTGGTTTTGGCGGCATATTCCCTGTTGCTGCTGGCGGCATGCGGCGGTTCATCGAGTAACCCATCACCGCAGGTACTTAATCCCGGTGGTGACGACACTAGCGGTGATACTGGCTCGGACACTGATACGGAGTCGTTGTCACTGCTAGTGAGTCGGCGCGGCGGCCATTATTGGCATGATTACTGTGCCGATAAACCTGATAACACAGCTGTGCCTGCCGATCCCCGTGAAATGGTGGTGCCGGGTGTTAACGAAAATAAGGCCGTGTTGATGAATGCATGGTGGCAAACTTGCCAAGAAGATAATCAGCCGGCCAATTGTGGTGAGCTTCGTCAGCGTGCAGAGCATGGTCTGGCCTTGGTTGCCGCCGAGGGGCGACCTGGCGCTGCTAGTTTCTTTTCCGGTGACGCTAGTGAGTCAGGATTTTCGTTTCCCGCTGATGCCTATGCAGAGATGTGGAAATCGATTTGGGGCCTGAGTGAGCGCCCGCTTCAGTACGATGAATTAGTCGCCCAGCGCTGGGGTATGCCGCTGTCAGTTGTTCGCAACCCCTATCCCTTGCCTGGCGAAGATCCAAATCTAAGTGATGGCGGCAGCGGTCAGCTGCCAATGGGAGTGACCCAGCTCCGCGAGGCCAACGGAAGCTGGACCGGACAACTCAATGTCACTTGCAGTATTTGTCATGGCGGGGCGGTGGGAACGGCTGATGAAGCTGAGGGGCTGGGGGCAATGTATGGCAATAATAGTCTCAGCGATATTACCGTGATGTTTTCTGAACTGGCGCGTTTGGCGCCGCAGCAGGCGGCGCTGGCGATCATCTCTCAGAATAAGGTGCGCGGCACAGGTAATATCACTAACTTTCAACTTTTCGGCACGCTGACGCTTGCTGATTACGACACCATTCCGTCTTATCTCACTATTCAGGCTGAGCCTTCTACCGGCACCGAAGATCCGCCTGTGTGGTGGAATGTGGGCAGTCGCAGCGCGAAATTCTATGACGGTGGTCAGGTCGTCGATGCCAAACGCATTGAGCTGTCGTTTCACTTTCCTGATTTCTTCAATGATATTGAAGGTGCCAAACAATGGATATTGGATAATCAGCAAGATAGCGATGCGTGGATTAGCTCGCTTAAGTCACCGCCGTGGCCAGAATCGGTGTTAGGCAGTGTAGATAGATCCTTGGCGGAAGCTGGCGCGGTGCTATTTCATGCTAAAAATTTATGGGCGCCGAGTTTGAATAATCCCACACCGCGTCCGGAAGGCGGCAATGGATCGTGTGCAAGCTGCCATGGTGCGTACTCACCGCGCTATGTTAATGATCCCACTTACTTAGATTCGCCATTGTTAGATGGGGTGGCGGCGTATATCACACCCATTAATATTATTGATACGGATCCGGCGCGCCTGAATGGCAACTCCCCACGGGTGGCGGAATATTCGAAAAACAATTGGTTTGCCTATTCGGAGGGGCCATATAACGATGACGGCGTATCGCTATGTGGTAACTGGGCTGATGAGTCTTTGCGCGGTGATCGCGAACTGGGCTATTTAGCGCCGCCGCTTTATGGGGTATGGGCTACGGCGCCATATTTCCATAATGGCTCGGTGCCGAATATCGACGGTGTCCTAAATCCGGCCGTGCGGCCCACCATTTGGCGTCGGCTTTCGAAGGATGCGCCGACAGACTTAGCGGGGCAGGTGGTAATGGGCTTTGATTACAGTCTTAAAACTGGATACGACGCTGAAAAAATAGGGTGGCGTTATGACGAGCTGGAATGCGGCTCGGGTTTGGCATTACCATTAATTGGTGCCGCTACCCCCGGTGTGGACTGCAATCCACTCGATTCTAGCGGCCCAGTTTTACAAGATGCATTATCGGTGCTTTGGGGTAACGGTGGTCTGGCATGGAATTTATTGAATGTGCCGATTGTGAGCGATCAGCAGATTGAAGAGCGAAAAATCTATAACACTAAACTCTACAGCCAAGGTAACGGTGGTCATGAATTTACCAGTGTGCTGAATGACACCGAGCGACGTGCTATTAAAGAATATCTTAAAACCTTATAAATAAAACTTAGAAAAACCGCAGTGCTAACTGGGGTTTAGTATTCAAGCTATTCGTTATTAAAGGAAATGATTATGGGCGGTCTCAGTGAC
This portion of the Zhongshania sp. R06B22 genome encodes:
- the ggpS gene encoding glucosylglycerol-phosphate synthase — its product is MLLATDLDGTFLAGDNEQRHKLYQLIAAHPEIKLAFVTGRGLESVLPLLSDPTIPEPDYIICDVGCTVVDGHTQQAIQPLQGDIDKRWPGEHVVEQAVAHIPNLQRQDVPQERRFSFFCGADAVTSELEEVVRDLDCELLYSAGLYLDILPKGVNKGSTLRGLVELLDIGDENVLVAGDTLNDLSMYEHGFIGVCVGESEAGLLKETENQARVYHADHPGCGGILQAFEYFGFLGTAGMEAEQRDVAVPGKSDLVIVYHRLPYEEFREDGVTVRRKPTSPNGIIPTLMSFFADGRAGSWVAWSIHEPEDGKFETHTEVDTAQYPNLVASRVALSKRDVDIFYKKFSKEAFWPTLHTFWERATFREDHWQVFLDVNRRFAEAAAAEAAEGATVWIHDYNLWMVPAYLRELRPDVVIAFFHHTYFPSADVFNVIPWRRDIIGSLLQCDYIGFHIPRQSENFVDVARGVTPLEVTTKMNCAPRFFTYGCAVGLDEMTTEIKVNDRLIRLGAHPVGLDLKRVESALKDEKIQRRMDELRLELHGTRMILSVGRLDYTKGILEQLEAYERLLDEYPDLHDKVTLMMVCVPAASEMAIYRDLQTQIEQAVGRINGRFAKVGWTPLQFFFRSLPFAELVAYYSMADVMWITPLRDGLNLVAKEYIATQGMTDGSGVLVLSEFAGAAAELRGPILANPHDRNEMVRTCYLALTLEREEARSRMREAYDVVQHYDIKVWSDEFMNAVDACRSGDSALPSSDLASKVA
- a CDS encoding TetR/AcrR family transcriptional regulator, with the protein product MTEITAITSAPSAARPPQQARGRQRFERILEAAEAQLIQGGLSSFSIPELASSLNCTRTSIYHFFPSPYAILNELTRRHLITLEEEVEKLSYAIEGKPWQQVISEVADIVANYYNHHQAAGILILGSVASHESHQALHLTISHIGRHVDTLMRAIGVTLADENPDAKALVVELGTACLRLSYFLHGEITPAYRRECAAAMIAYLERIIAGQKS
- the roxB gene encoding rubber dioxygenase RoxB, which gives rise to MQKSLLVLAAYSLLLLAACGGSSSNPSPQVLNPGGDDTSGDTGSDTDTESLSLLVSRRGGHYWHDYCADKPDNTAVPADPREMVVPGVNENKAVLMNAWWQTCQEDNQPANCGELRQRAEHGLALVAAEGRPGAASFFSGDASESGFSFPADAYAEMWKSIWGLSERPLQYDELVAQRWGMPLSVVRNPYPLPGEDPNLSDGGSGQLPMGVTQLREANGSWTGQLNVTCSICHGGAVGTADEAEGLGAMYGNNSLSDITVMFSELARLAPQQAALAIISQNKVRGTGNITNFQLFGTLTLADYDTIPSYLTIQAEPSTGTEDPPVWWNVGSRSAKFYDGGQVVDAKRIELSFHFPDFFNDIEGAKQWILDNQQDSDAWISSLKSPPWPESVLGSVDRSLAEAGAVLFHAKNLWAPSLNNPTPRPEGGNGSCASCHGAYSPRYVNDPTYLDSPLLDGVAAYITPINIIDTDPARLNGNSPRVAEYSKNNWFAYSEGPYNDDGVSLCGNWADESLRGDRELGYLAPPLYGVWATAPYFHNGSVPNIDGVLNPAVRPTIWRRLSKDAPTDLAGQVVMGFDYSLKTGYDAEKIGWRYDELECGSGLALPLIGAATPGVDCNPLDSSGPVLQDALSVLWGNGGLAWNLLNVPIVSDQQIEERKIYNTKLYSQGNGGHEFTSVLNDTERRAIKEYLKTL